The following are encoded in a window of Nitrospirota bacterium genomic DNA:
- a CDS encoding type II toxin-antitoxin system PemK/MazF family toxin — MIVYKFGDVVLIDFIQATGDKKRRPALIILDTGDADIVLAPITT, encoded by the coding sequence ATGATCGTCTATAAGTTTGGAGATGTTGTCTTGATAGATTTTATTCAGGCCACCGGTGACAAAAAAAGACGTCCTGCACTTATCATTTTAGATACAGGCGATGCAGATATTGTTCTGGCTCCCATAACTAC